A single Oryza brachyantha chromosome 8, ObraRS2, whole genome shotgun sequence DNA region contains:
- the LOC102713760 gene encoding actin-related protein 2 yields MDSGNVVVCDNGTGYVKCGFAGENFPTSVFPCVVGRPLLRYEESLQEQELTDIVVGAACADLRHQLDVSYPVTNGIVQSWDDMGHIWDHAFYSELKVDPSECKILLTDPPLNPVKNREKMIETMFEKYNFAGVFIQVQAVLSLYAQGLLTGLVIDSGDGVTHVVPVVDGYSYPHITKRMNVAGRHITSYLVDLLSRRGYAMNKSADFETVREIKEKLCYLSYDYKREYQLGLETTILVKSYTLPDGRVIKVGTERFQAPEALFTPELIDVEGDGMADMAFRCIQEMDIDNRMTLYQHIVLSGGSTMYPGLPSRLEKEMLDRYLDVVLKGNKDGLKKLRLRIEDPPRRKHMVYLGGAVLAGIMKDAPEFWITRQEYQEEGIGCLRKCGQA; encoded by the exons aTGGATAGCGGCAACGTGGTGGTATGCGACAACGGCACTGGG TATGTAAAGTGTGGCTTTGCGGGCGAGAACTTCCCTACATCTGTGTTCCCTTGTGTTGTTGGGAGACCATTGCTTCGCTATGAGGAGTCACTCCAGGAGCAGGAATTAACG GATATTGTGGTTGGAGCGGCTTGTGCTGATTTGAGACATCAACTTGATGTATCGTATCCTGTTACAAACGGCATTGTTCAAAGTTGGGATGATATGGGCCATATATGGGATCATGCATTTTACAGTGAGCTGAAA GTTGATCCATCTGAGTGTAAAATTCTACTGACAGATCCACCACTCAATCCtgtgaaaaatcgtgagaaAATG ATTGAGACAATGTTTGAGAAATACAACTTTGCTGGGGTATTCATCCAGGTCCAAGCTGTTCTTTCACTATATGCTCAGg GCTTGTTGACTGGACTTGTCATAGATTCTGGTGATGGTGTCACTCATGTG GTGCCAGTAGTTGATGGATACTCTTATCCACATATTACAAAAAGAATGAATGTAGCTGGAAGGCACATAACATCTTATCTTGTTGATCTACTCTCAAGAAGAGG GTATGCTATGAACAAATCTGCCGACTTTGAAACAGTCCGGGAAATAAAAGAGAAACTATGTTATTTAAG CTATGATTACAAGCGTGAATACCAGCTAGGACTTGAAACCACTATCCTTGTCAAAAGCTACACT CTTCCAGATGGAAGGGTAATCAAAGTGGGCACTGAACGGTTTCAAGCTCCTGAGGCTCTTTTTACTCCT GAACTCATAGATGTTGAGGGTGATGGAATGGCAGATATGGCGTTCCGTTGCATTCAGGAAATGGACATCGACAACCGGATGACA CTTTACCAACATATTGTTCTGAGTGGAGGAAGCACCATGTATCCTGGTCTGCCAAGTCG GTTAGAGAAGGAAATGCTTGATCGCTATCTTGATGTCGTTCTGAAGGGAAACAAAGATGGGTTGaag AAATTACGCTTGCGGATAGAGGATCCGCCACGGAGAAAGCACATGGTTTACCTAGGTGGTGCGGTTCTTGCTGGAATCATGAAG GATGCACCTGAGTTCTGGATTACAAGGCAGGAGTATCAGGAAGAAGGCATTGGGTGCCTAAGGAAATGTGGACAAGCATAG